Proteins encoded together in one Impatiens glandulifera chromosome 1, dImpGla2.1, whole genome shotgun sequence window:
- the LOC124921477 gene encoding putative F-box protein At1g32020, translating into MSRGHKAPKLTETTNDYISELPNDILSMITCKLDLKDAVRTSILSKRWKYIWINHTDLIFNHLNVLGLDRKKLMEDSVGADSYFVKYVDQTMQQRFKGDGKINSFRVSFGLGKFFSESIDRWISCALGKGVETIDLDFSKLPSSDLSSSFQKCYNFPWLLTISEDKGTLKYLRVAGCRLQLVPASCSMKFD; encoded by the exons ATGAGCCGAGGACACAAAGCCCCTAAATTGACG GAAACAACGAATGATTACATTAGCGAGTTGCCAAATGATATTCTGAGCATGATCACTTGTAAGCTGGACCTGAAAGATGCAGTGAGGACGAGCATTTTATCGAAAAGATGGAAATACATTTGGATTAACCATACTGACCTCATATTTAACCATCTTAATGTACTTGGACTGGACCGTAAAAAGCTTATGGAAGATTCAGTAGGTGCAGACAGTTATTTTGTGAAATACGTGGACCAAACTATGCAGCAGAGGTTCAAAGGTGACGGCAAGATTAATTCTTTTCGCGTTTCTTTTGGGTTGGGGAAGTTCTTTTCTGAATCTATAGATAGGTGGATCAGTTGTGCCCTTGGAAAAGGTGTTGAGACCATTGAtcttgatttttcaaaattaccCTCAAGTGATCTTTCTTCATCCTTCCAGAAGTGCTACAACTTTCCGTGGCTTCTAACCATCTCCGAAGATAAAGGGACACTAAAGTATCTGCGAGTAGCAGGTTGCAGGCTCCAATTAGTTCCAGCTTCATGTTCCATGAAATTTGATTAA